A segment of the Bordetella flabilis genome:
GAAGTCGATCATGAACAATGCGTAGACGACCTTGTGCCAGTCGGGCCGGTAACGGATCGACTTGACGGGCGAGTGGTCCAGCCAGGGCAGGAAGAACAGGATGACGACCGTGCCGCCCATGGTCACCACGCCCCAGAACTTGGCGTCCAGCACGCGCAACAGCACCGCCACGACGATCAGGATCACCGGCAGGGCGATGCGCGCGATGCCGCGGCCGCGGCCTTTGACGAGCAGGGCCAGCGCGCCGAGGACGGCCGCACCGGAAAGCACCCAGGTGAAGTCGTCCGTGGTGGCGCGGAGCATGGAATAGAACGGCGTGAAGTACCACACGGGCGCGATATGAGGAGGCGTCTTCAGCGAGTCGGCCGGAATGAAGTTGTTGTATTCCAGGAAGTAGCCGCCCATTTCCGGCCCGAAGAATACGATGGCCGCGAAGACGATCAGGAAACCCGCCACGCCGACGATGTCGTGCACCGTGTAGTAGGGGTGGAACGGCAGCCCGTCCATCGGACGGCCATGGCGGTCCTTCGGTCCTTCCTTGATTTCCACGCCGTCGGGATTGTTCGAGCCGACTTCATGCAGCGCCACCAGGTGCGCCGCGACCAGGCCGATCAGGACCAGCGGGATGGCGATCACGTGGAAGGCGAAGAAGCGGTTCAGCGTGGCGTCCGAAACGACGTAGTCGCCGCGGATCCAGATCGACAGGTCCGGTCCGATGAAGGGGATCGCCGAGAACAGGTTCACAATGACCTGCGCGCCCCAGTAGGACATCTGGCCCCAGGGCAGCAGGTAGCCGAAGAAGGCTTCGCCCATCAGGCAGAGGAAGATCGCGACGCCGAAGATCCAGACCAGTTCGCGCGGCTTGCGGTACGAGCCATAAAGCAGTCCGCGCAGCATGTGCAGGTAGACCACCACGAAGAACATCGATGCACCAGTCGAGTGCATGTAGCGGATAAACCACCCGCCCGGCACTTCCCGCATGATGTATTCGACGGACTGGAACGCGCGCTCGGCGTCCGGCTTGTAATGCATGACCAGGAAGATTCCGGTCACGATCTGGATCACCAGCACCAGCAGCGCCAGGGAACCGAAGAAATACCAGAAGTTGAAATTCTTGGGTGCGTAGTACTCGGAGACATGGGCCTTCCAGGTGGACGTTGCCGGAAAACGGCGGTCCAGCCAACCCATGAAACCTGTCGATTCGACGGTCTTGTCGCCAGCCATGAAGCAGCTCCTTTGCTAGTCGTGGCGTATCTGTTCTATCGAGCGGGGCGAGGCAGCGCCGCTTCAGGCCTTGTTGTCTTCATCGACGCCGATGATGATGCGGTTGTCGCTGAGATACTGATACGGCGGCACCTCCAGGTTGTCCGGCGCCGGCACGTTCTTGAAGACCCGGCCCGCCAGGTCGAAGGTGGAGCCGTGGCAGGGGCAAAGGAAACCGTCGATGCCGGGCGCGACATCCGCCTGCTGGTGTGGCGAGCAACCGAGGTGGGTGCAGATGCCGACGCAGACGAACAGGTCCGGCTTGCGCGAGCGGTACTCGTTTTCCGCGTATTTGGGCGTGAAACCGGGCCGCTGGGAGTTGGGATCCGCGAGCAGGGACGTGTCTTTCTTGAGCTCTTCGAGCTGTTCGGGAGAGCGGCGCAGTATCCAGACCGGCTTGCCGCGCCATTCCACTGTGACCATTTGTCCGGCCGGGATGCCGGCGACGTCCACTTCCACCGGTGCGCCGGCGGCGCGCGCCTTGGCGGACGGGGCGAAGGTGCCGACGAACGGCACCGCAGTTGCTACGCCGGCCACGCCACCCAGGGCACAGGCCGTCGTTACCCAGAAACGTCTCGATGGGTCAGGGGGCAGATTGATGGGGGCTGCGCCTTCGTCATCGGGATACATCGTAGTCTGACTCATCTTCCATCCTTGTTATGCAGCTACTGCGGTAGTGCCGGGCCGTGTAGCGTCCCCTCCGGGGGATGTGGAATAAGCAGTTGGCCCTGTACCTGGCCTTTCTATACACCCCGGAACGCCGGGATGGTCTTAACTCTGGTCTTTCGTCTTCAGGTCTTTAAAGTATGTCTGCGCGAAGGCGCAGCGCTTTTGGAATTACGTGGCGTCTTCGCAACCGCGTATTATAACCTTAGCCCAATCAGGGGCCGTATCACAGAGGAGCATGTATGAGCAAAGCGACCGGTGTACTCAAGGACTTCCGCAATTTCGCCGTCAAGGGCAATGCTGTCGATCTGGCCGTCGGCGTGATTATTGGCGCCGCCTTCGGAAGAATCGTGGATTCGCTGGTGAAGGACATCGTGATGCCCCTGATCAACTTCGTACTGGGCGGAGCGGTCGACTTTTCCAACAAGTTCCTGGTGCTCTCCATGCCGCCCAACTATACCGGGCCCATGACATACGCCGACTTGACGAAAGCCGGCGCCAATGTCTTCGCCTGGGGCAATTTCATCACCATCGTGATCAATTTCGTCCTGCTCGCATTCATCATTTTCTGGATGGTCAAGGCCGTGGCAAGGGCCCGCACGCATCTGGACGCAGCTCCCGCTGGCACGCCGGCCGATGTGCAACTGCTGCGCGAGATCCGCGACCTGCTGAAGGAGCAGCGCGGAGCGGCGCCTGAGCGCACCTCGACGCCGTAGGGGGCGGGCATGCCCGCCGGCGGCAGCCGGCGCAGCACGATCCTATACCGGGTTGTCGATATCGACGAAGTCGACACGGATATTGAATTGGGCGGCGATGGCGGCACCCAGCGCCTGGGCGCCGTAGCGTTCGGTGGCATGGTGCCCGGCCGCCAGGAATCCGACACCCGTCTCGCGCGCCAGATGCACGGTGGGCTCCGAGATTTCGCCCGTGATGTAGGCGTCGGCACCCGCATCCACCGCCTCCGTCAGCATTCCCTGCGCGCCGCCGGTGCACCAGGCGATCCGGCGGATGGGCCGTTCGGGGTCGCCGATGGCTTGCGGAGCCCGGTGCAGTCGTTCCTGCACGCGCGCGGCCAGTTGCCCGAAAGTCTGGATGCCCGGGGCGGAGCCCAGCCAGACCAGGCCGTCGGCGCCGCATGTGCGGGGTGCTCCGGTGGAATCGGTGTCCGGCTGCAAGCCCAGCACGCGGGCGAGTTGCGCGTTATTACCGAGCAAAGGGTGCGCATCCAGCGGCAGGTGGTAGGCGAACAGGTTCAGGTCATGCGCCAGCGCCAGGGCCAGCCGGGTGCGGCGGGTTCCTCGCACGCGTGGGTCCTCGTTCTTCCAGAACCAGCCGTGGTGCACCAGCACCGCGTCGGCGCCGCGGGCGATGGCTGCGCGCAACAAGGCCTCCGAAGCCGTGACGCCCGCGATAATATGGCCGATCGACGCCTTGCCCTCCACCTGCAACCCGTTTGGGCAGTAATCCCTGAACCGTCCCGGCTGCAGGGTCTGATCCAGCCAAGCGGCCAATTCACTGGTATCGATTCTGTTCATTGCCTTGCCTATGCGTCGACTCTGGCTGATATTTGCCCAGACCGTAACGGTCAGTCTAGCCATTCTATTCGTGGTCAGTACCTTGCGGCCGGACTGGCTGCGCCTGTCCGAGCCCTCCCTGCCAAGCACGCCGGGACCGGGCCCCGCGGGGAGCGCCGGATCGGCCGACGCGGCCATGGCCCTGAGCTTCGCGCCCGCCGTGGCGCGTGCCGCGCCGGCCGTGGTGAACGTCTACACCGCCAAGCATGTGGACGTGCCGCTGATCCCACTGCCCGACGATCCCATCATTCGCGAGCTGCTGGGCCAGGTGCCGGGCGCCAGCCGGCGCCATGAGTCGACCAGCCTGGGGTCCGGCGTGATCGTGGAGGACCGCTACGTCCTCACGAATTACCACGTCGTGGAAGCGGCCGACGCCATCGAGGTGGCGCTGGCAGATGGCCGCGAGAGCTCCGCCCAGGTCGTGGGCGCCGATCCGGAAACCGATCTTGCCGTCCTCAAGCTACCGGCCCAAATTGGCGAACTCCCCGTGGCCAGCCTTGGCAACGACGGATCGTTGAAGGTCGGCGACATCGTCCTGGCCATCGGCAACCCTTTCGGCGTCGGCCAGACCACGACCCAAGGCATCGTGTCGGCGCTGGGGCGCAGCAGCCTCGGCTTGAACACCTACGAGAACTTCATCCAGACCGATGCCGCCATCAACCCGGGGAATTCCGGTGGCGCGCTGATCGACCAGCACGGCAACGTGGTGGGAATCAACACGGCGATCTATTCGCAGACCGGTGGGTCGCTGGGCATCGGTTTCGCCGTGCCGATCGACACGGCGCGCTCGGTGATGGAAGAAATCGTGCGCAGCGGCTCGGTGCGTCGCGGCTGGCTGGGAGTCGAGCCGCAGGATCTGACGCCAGAACTGGCGCGCGCGTTCAAGTTGAGCAGTCCGCGCGGCGCCATCATCGCGGGCGTCATGCGCGATGGCCCGGCGGGGCGCGGCGGTATCCGGGTCGGTGACATCGTCCTGAGCATCGACGGCAACGATGTGCAGAACACCGCTTCGATGCTGGCGATGGTCGCCTTGCTGCCGCCGGGGCAGGTGGTCACCGTGTCCGTTCTGCGCGGCGGCCGCCCGATGGAGTTGAAGGTGAGAATCGGCGTGCGTCCCCAGCGCCCCAGGTAGGGCGATCCGCCAGCAGGCGCACCAGGGCGACGATGTGGCGGCGCTCGGGTTCGGAAAGCCGCGCCATCAGCATGTGGAGTTCGGCCGCGTCGCCTCCGCATTCCGGGTGGTACTGGCGTCCGGCTTGCGGCTCGCGCAGGTGCGGCGGTTCCTGCGCCTGCGGCGTGGAGGACGCACTGGCGTCGCCATCGTTCAGCCAGGTGACGGTGGTGCCGAGGGCACGCGCCAGGCGCGACAGCGTGTCGAGCGCCGGCAGATACCCTTCGGCGCGGCTCAGAATGCGGTGGATGGAGGTCTGCGGTACGCCGGAAAGGCGTGCCAGTTGTCGTTGGCTGCGTATGCCACGCCAGCGCATCAGGGTTCGCAACCGGTTCGCCATGTTCATGCCGCAATGTACGATTGCAGCAGGACCGACTCAAGCGTGAATCCGTCTCGTTCTAATGGCGGATGCCGCTGGTGCCGCAGTTTGAGCGCATGGCGCGGCTTTCGCGGCTGCGCGCGTCCGGCCGGCGAAGGCAAGCATTGCCACCGGCATTCCGTCGACGTTGCGGCCTATCCTTTGCCGGCCCCGGCTCGTGGGACTGGCCGCCGGCGCGGGTCAGTGCCGTTCGGTCAGCGCGTTTTCGCCGTCGCTTTCCGGTTTGTTCGGCTTGGAAATCATGCGCGCGCAGATGAGCCCGATCTCGAATAGCAGGCAGAGCGGCACGGCAAGCAGGAACTGGCTGACGACGTCCGGCGGCGTCACGACAGCGGCGATGACGAAGGCGCCGACGACCACGTAGCCGCGCGCGCTGCTGAGTTTCTTCACGTCCACGATGCCTGCCTTGACCAGCAGGACCACCGCCACCGGTACCTCGAAGGTGATGCCGAAGGCCAGGAACATGGTCATGACGAAGCTGAGGTAGGCTTCGATGTCCGGCGCGGGCGTGATGGACTGCGGCGCGAACGTGGCGATGAAATGAAAGACGGTGCGGAAGACGACGAAATAGCAGAACGCCATGCCGCCGAGGAACAGCAGCGTGCTGGATACGATGAGCGGCAGCGCCAGCCGTTTTTCGTGGCGGTACAGGCCCGGCGCGACGAAGGCCCAGGCCTGCCACAGCACCACCGGCAGGGCCAGCACGAACGAGGCCATCAGCGTGACCTTGACGGGCACCATGAAGGGCGTGATGACGCCGGTCGCGATCATGCGGGTGCCTTCGGGCAGGGAGGCCAGCATGGGGCGCGCGAGGATGTCGTAGATGACCGAGGCGCCCGGGTAGATGAACAGGATGATGAAGATGACGGCCACCGCCGCCACGGCACGCAGCAGCCGCGTACGCAGCTCGATCAGGTGCGACATGAAGCTGTCTTCCTGCAGCTCGTCCTGCGGAATTTCCTGGCTCACGTTGCGGTACCCGTAGGGGATGGAGAAGCGGGCGTCGCGGCCTGCGGTGCGGGAGATGTTGGAGCGGCCGTCGCGGCCGGTGCGACCGAGGTTGCCGGCGCTGCCGGTGTCGGACCCGGTGTCGGCCCGGACGCTGCCGCGGAGCCGGCCGGGGCGCCGTGCGGCGTCGTGGCGGCGTGGGCGACCGCGGGCGCCGCCGGGTCCGGTACGGCCATGGGCGCCGGCGCTGCCGCAGGCTCCGTATGCGTGGATACCGCGCTGGTCGCCGCCTTGGCGGTGTCCTCGAGCTCCTGGCGCAAGGCCTGGGCCGGTTCCTGCAGCGAGGTCCCGACGTCCCGCAGCGAGGTGTGCACCGACTGGGCGGCGTCTTCCATTTCGCTCTTGAACTTGCGCAGGTCGTCCAGCTCGATTTCGCGCCGGATGTCGCTTTTCACGTCGTTGACATAGCGCTGCGCGCGGCCGAGCAGATGCCCGACGGTGCGTGCGACTTTGGGCAGACGTTCCGGTCCGATGACGATCAGCGCGATCACGCCGATCACCATCAGTTCTGAGAAACTGACATCAAACATACGACGGCCAATGAAAGGGAGGCGCAAGGCCCCGGCCGCCCCGCCCGCAGGCGTGACCGTGCCGGGGACCGGGATCAGGAATGCGTTTTTTCCTTGGCCTGGACGTCGATCGTGTCGCCAGACACGCGTTGCTGGACCGCTGGATCCGCCGGATCGACCGGGTTGCCGTTGGCATCGCGCATGCCTTCCTTGAAGCCCTTGACCGCCCCGCCGAGGTCGCTGCCGATATTGCGCAGTTTCTTGGTGCCGAAAATCAGCGCCACGATGACCAGAACGATCAGCCAATGCCAGATGCTAAAACTGCCCATGACGGTTCTCCGTGTTCATGCGTTCGGGGCTGCGCGGCCTTTCCAAGGACGCGAACCGCCAATGATGTGGAAATGCAGATGCGGCACTTCCTGGCCGCCTTCCGCGCCGGAATTGGCAAGCAGGCGGAAGCCGCCCTCGGCTCCGGGGTTGCAGCCGTTGTCCAGCGCCAGGCGCGGCGCCAATGCCACCATTCTACCCAACCAGCCGGCATCGTCGGGCGTAATCTCCTGGAGCGATGCAATGTGGCGGCGAGGGATGAGCAGCAGGTGCACCGGCGCGGCGGGGTTGATGTCGTGGAAGGCGACGAATTCTTCGTCCTCGTACACCTTGTTGGCCGGGATGTCGCCGCGTCCGATCTTGCAGAAGATGCAGTTGTCGCTCATGAATCTCGCTCCGTATGCCGAGGTTGTCGCCCGCCCGGTCAGTCGGCCGGCCGGGCGGCTTTTTCGGCCAGGCCCGACAGGCCTTCGCGCCGCGCCAGTTCGGCCAGCACGTCTTCCGGCCGCAGATTGTAATGAGTCAGGGCCACCAGGCAGTGAAACCAGAGATCCGCGGTTTCGCTGACGATGCGCGCGGGCACGCCATCCTTGGCCGCCATGACGAGTTCGGTCGCTTCCTCGCCTATCTTCTTCAAGAAGGCGTCAGGTCCCTTGGACAGCAGCTTGGCGGCGTAGGAGGTCGCGGGATCGCCTCCGCGGTCCGGGCGGCGAGTCGCCAGCATGTCGGCGACGCGCGCCAGGACAGCGGCGCTGCGCGGGTCGATATCGCTCATTTGTAGATCAGCTCCGGGTCCTTGAGGACCGGGTCGGTGGTGTGCCAGCGCTGCTGCCCATCCTGTTCGTCCAGCCGGCGAAAGAAGCAGCTCGCACGGCCGGTATGGCAGGCGATGCCACCCTGTTGTACCACCTTGAGCAGGACCACATCGCCGTCGCAGTCCAGCCGCAGTTCGTGCACCTGCTGCGTATGGCCGGATTCCTCGCCCTTGCGCCACAGGCGCTGGCGCGAGCGGGACCAATACACCGCGCGTCCGCTGGCGGCGGTTTCGGCCAGCGATTCGCGGTTCATCCAGGCCACCATGAGTACCTGTCCGGTGTCGGCATCCTGGGCAATGGCGGGAATCAGGCCCTGGTCGTCGAAGACGACGTCGGCCAGCCAGGCGGGATCATTGTTCATATCATTCCAATCGTACTTCAATGCCCTGCGCGGCCATGAAGTGCTTACACTCCTGGACGGTGTGCTGGCCGTAGTGGAAGATGCTGGCGGCCAGCACGGCGCTGGCACGGCCGCTGGTGACGCCGTCGGCCAGGTGCTGCAGGGTGCCGACGCCGCCGGAGGCGATGACCGGCACGGGCACGGCGTCCGACACCGCGCGCGTCAGCGCAAGGTCGAAGCCCGATTTCGTGCCATCCTGGTCCATGCTGGTGAGCAGGATCTCGCCGGCGCCGTATTGCGCCATCTTGCGCGCCCATTGCACCGCGTCGATGCCGGTGGGCTTGCGCCCGCCATGGGTGTAGACCTCCCAGCGCGGGCTTCCATCGTCGGTGTCGACGCGGCGCGCGTCGATCGCCACCACGATGCATTGGGAGCCGTGGTAGTCGGCCGCTTCGCGCACCAGCTCCGGGTTGGCGACCGCGGCGCTGTTGATGCTGATCTTGTCGGCGCCCGCGTTCAGCAGGCGCTGGATATCCGACACCTGCCGCACGCCGC
Coding sequences within it:
- the petA gene encoding ubiquinol-cytochrome c reductase iron-sulfur subunit translates to MSQTTMYPDDEGAAPINLPPDPSRRFWVTTACALGGVAGVATAVPFVGTFAPSAKARAAGAPVEVDVAGIPAGQMVTVEWRGKPVWILRRSPEQLEELKKDTSLLADPNSQRPGFTPKYAENEYRSRKPDLFVCVGICTHLGCSPHQQADVAPGIDGFLCPCHGSTFDLAGRVFKNVPAPDNLEVPPYQYLSDNRIIIGVDEDNKA
- a CDS encoding S1C family serine protease, with the protein product MRRLWLIFAQTVTVSLAILFVVSTLRPDWLRLSEPSLPSTPGPGPAGSAGSADAAMALSFAPAVARAAPAVVNVYTAKHVDVPLIPLPDDPIIRELLGQVPGASRRHESTSLGSGVIVEDRYVLTNYHVVEAADAIEVALADGRESSAQVVGADPETDLAVLKLPAQIGELPVASLGNDGSLKVGDIVLAIGNPFGVGQTTTQGIVSALGRSSLGLNTYENFIQTDAAINPGNSGGALIDQHGNVVGINTAIYSQTGGSLGIGFAVPIDTARSVMEEIVRSGSVRRGWLGVEPQDLTPELARAFKLSSPRGAIIAGVMRDGPAGRGGIRVGDIVLSIDGNDVQNTASMLAMVALLPPGQVVTVSVLRGGRPMELKVRIGVRPQRPR
- the tatA gene encoding Sec-independent protein translocase subunit TatA, with the protein product MGSFSIWHWLIVLVIVALIFGTKKLRNIGSDLGGAVKGFKEGMRDANGNPVDPADPAVQQRVSGDTIDVQAKEKTHS
- a CDS encoding histidine triad nucleotide-binding protein translates to MSDNCIFCKIGRGDIPANKVYEDEEFVAFHDINPAAPVHLLLIPRRHIASLQEITPDDAGWLGRMVALAPRLALDNGCNPGAEGGFRLLANSGAEGGQEVPHLHFHIIGGSRPWKGRAAPNA
- the mscL gene encoding large conductance mechanosensitive channel protein MscL, which gives rise to MSKATGVLKDFRNFAVKGNAVDLAVGVIIGAAFGRIVDSLVKDIVMPLINFVLGGAVDFSNKFLVLSMPPNYTGPMTYADLTKAGANVFAWGNFITIVINFVLLAFIIFWMVKAVARARTHLDAAPAGTPADVQLLREIRDLLKEQRGAAPERTSTP
- a CDS encoding cytochrome b, whose translation is MAGDKTVESTGFMGWLDRRFPATSTWKAHVSEYYAPKNFNFWYFFGSLALLVLVIQIVTGIFLVMHYKPDAERAFQSVEYIMREVPGGWFIRYMHSTGASMFFVVVYLHMLRGLLYGSYRKPRELVWIFGVAIFLCLMGEAFFGYLLPWGQMSYWGAQVIVNLFSAIPFIGPDLSIWIRGDYVVSDATLNRFFAFHVIAIPLVLIGLVAAHLVALHEVGSNNPDGVEIKEGPKDRHGRPMDGLPFHPYYTVHDIVGVAGFLIVFAAIVFFGPEMGGYFLEYNNFIPADSLKTPPHIAPVWYFTPFYSMLRATTDDFTWVLSGAAVLGALALLVKGRGRGIARIALPVILIVVAVLLRVLDAKFWGVVTMGGTVVILFFLPWLDHSPVKSIRYRPDWHKVVYALFMIDFVILGYVGTQPPSPALNLTSQIGTLYYLAFFFLMPVWSRLGTFKPVPERVVYHAH
- the tatB gene encoding Sec-independent protein translocase protein TatB gives rise to the protein MFDVSFSELMVIGVIALIVIGPERLPKVARTVGHLLGRAQRYVNDVKSDIRREIELDDLRKFKSEMEDAAQSVHTSLRDVGTSLQEPAQALRQELEDTAKAATSAVSTHTEPAAAPAPMAVPDPAAPAVAHAATTPHGAPAGSAAASGPTPGPTPAAPATSVAPAATAAPTSPAPQAATPASPSPTGTAT
- a CDS encoding Nif3-like dinuclear metal center hexameric protein, with the protein product MNRIDTSELAAWLDQTLQPGRFRDYCPNGLQVEGKASIGHIIAGVTASEALLRAAIARGADAVLVHHGWFWKNEDPRVRGTRRTRLALALAHDLNLFAYHLPLDAHPLLGNNAQLARVLGLQPDTDSTGAPRTCGADGLVWLGSAPGIQTFGQLAARVQERLHRAPQAIGDPERPIRRIAWCTGGAQGMLTEAVDAGADAYITGEISEPTVHLARETGVGFLAAGHHATERYGAQALGAAIAAQFNIRVDFVDIDNPV
- the hisF gene encoding imidazole glycerol phosphate synthase subunit HisF — protein: MTDIASGGGNACANALTRRIIPCLDVTAGRVVKGVNFVNLVDAGDPVEIARRYNEQGADELTFLDITATSDGRDLILPIIEQVASQVFIPLTVGGGVRQVSDIQRLLNAGADKISINSAAVANPELVREAADYHGSQCIVVAIDARRVDTDDGSPRWEVYTHGGRKPTGIDAVQWARKMAQYGAGEILLTSMDQDGTKSGFDLALTRAVSDAVPVPVIASGGVGTLQHLADGVTSGRASAVLAASIFHYGQHTVQECKHFMAAQGIEVRLE
- the hisI gene encoding phosphoribosyl-AMP cyclohydrolase gives rise to the protein MNNDPAWLADVVFDDQGLIPAIAQDADTGQVLMVAWMNRESLAETAASGRAVYWSRSRQRLWRKGEESGHTQQVHELRLDCDGDVVLLKVVQQGGIACHTGRASCFFRRLDEQDGQQRWHTTDPVLKDPELIYK
- a CDS encoding phosphoribosyl-ATP diphosphatase; the protein is MSDIDPRSAAVLARVADMLATRRPDRGGDPATSYAAKLLSKGPDAFLKKIGEEATELVMAAKDGVPARIVSETADLWFHCLVALTHYNLRPEDVLAELARREGLSGLAEKAARPAD
- a CDS encoding helix-turn-helix transcriptional regulator, with the protein product MANRLRTLMRWRGIRSQRQLARLSGVPQTSIHRILSRAEGYLPALDTLSRLARALGTTVTWLNDGDASASSTPQAQEPPHLREPQAGRQYHPECGGDAAELHMLMARLSEPERRHIVALVRLLADRPTWGAGDARRFSPSTPSGGRRAERTR
- the tatC gene encoding twin-arginine translocase subunit TatC translates to MSHLIELRTRLLRAVAAVAVIFIILFIYPGASVIYDILARPMLASLPEGTRMIATGVITPFMVPVKVTLMASFVLALPVVLWQAWAFVAPGLYRHEKRLALPLIVSSTLLFLGGMAFCYFVVFRTVFHFIATFAPQSITPAPDIEAYLSFVMTMFLAFGITFEVPVAVVLLVKAGIVDVKKLSSARGYVVVGAFVIAAVVTPPDVVSQFLLAVPLCLLFEIGLICARMISKPNKPESDGENALTERH